From Paenibacillus sp. PL2-23:
TCCCTCCGCTGTGAGCCTCTCCAGCATCGCCTCGGGCGACATGGGGAGAAACGGCACCCATTGCGTTCGGGAGCGAATCGTTGGCAGCACTGCTTGTCCGTTATCCGTAATCAGAATAGCGACAATGGGGGATACCGGCTCCTCCAGAAACTTTAGCAGGCTATTGGCAGCCTGCAGCGTCAGCTTCTCCGCTGCTTCAACGATATACACCACTCTTCCCGATTGCGTGCTGCGATAGGCCATGGAGCGCTGCAGCTCGCGAATCTGGTCGATCTTGATGCTGCTGCCATCCGGTGCGATCGTGATCAGATCGCTTTGATTGCCGTGCTCGAACTTCCTGCATGCCAGGCATTCGTCGCAAGCGTCCCAGCCGTCAGCCGTACAGAACAACGCTTTGGCGAACTGCCGGGCCATATCGAGACGGCCCGTACCGGACGGGCCGCTGAATAGATAAGCATGCGATATTTTGTTGGTCTGAAGGGCATGCTTCAGAATTCGCTGCGCCTTCCATTGTCCGTCCGCCCGTTCAAGGCCCATACTCTCTTCCTTACCTTTCCCAGCTTGATTCACGTTTAAAACATCAGGTTAATCAATATGCCGCGTATTTCGCCAATTTTGTTGAGCAGCTCAATTCTTCCTTCCTCGCTGTTCAGCAGATCCTCGCCCATGGAGACCAGCGTGGCGTCGAGCTCATCGAGCAGCTTGTAGCGCTTAATCCGGCCGCGGCGATCGAAGCCGCGCACTTCCTTCAGGCCGATGCCTCGCCTTATGGTATCCTCAAGGAAGGACTTCACCATCTGACGGTACAGCATAAGCTCTCTGACCGTCATATTTTTGGACAATCGGTCGCCTTGGCGGTGTATATCCTGCAGCTTGGACTGCAATTGCTCCTGGCTGCGCTGAGCATCCTGCTGCACCATAACATCGGCGAAGCTGGAAGCCTGCAGCGGCTTGGCTGAAGGATCTGTGTTGGAACGATTCTGCTGGGCTAACCGCCAGCTTTGATCTACTCTCATGCTGTCACACCCATTCAGAAGTGTTCGAACCGTTCCACTGGGACGACGAATACCGCGGCTCCGCCAATCTGAACCTCCACAGGGAATGGAATATAAGAATCCGTGGAGCCGCCCATCGGCGAGACAGGGGTTACCAGTTGATCGCGAACCTTGCAGTTGGAGCTTATTACCTGGAGAACCTCGTGTACCCGTTCGTCCTCAATCCCGATCATGAACGTCGTATTGCCTGCTCTTAGGAAGCCTCCTGTACTGGCGAGCTTTGTTGCCCGGAAGCCCTCGCGCACCAGTGCGTTCGATAATCTGTTGCTGTCCTTGTCTTGAATAACCGCGATAACTAATTTCATCTCCATTCCCCCTTGGATAGTATGAGATAGGCAATCGATTATGGATGTTTTGTATAGTTTGACGTGATTGCCCTATAATCCTGCAAATCTGCGCTGAATGACGTCCATCGCCGATTGCAGCACCCGCTCTGGGCTTTGCTCAGCGTCAATCTGAACCATCCGCTCCGGAAATTGCTGAAGCAATAGCTGATATCCGGCCCTTACCCGCTCATGGAACGAATGGCGCTCCAGATCAAGACGGTTCACCTCACGCACCTCGTTCATCGCGATACGACCCAGCCCTGTCTCCGGCGATACATCCATATAGAGGGTCAGATGGGGCATCACGCCCGCAATGGCGAATTCGTTGATCCTCCAGACCTCCTCCATTCCAAGCCCTCTAGCGTGGCCTTGGTAAGCCAAGCTGCTGTCGACGAACCGATCGCATAACACGATATGGCCCCCCTGAAGGGCTGGCAACACCTTCTCGACCAGATGCTGTCTTCTTGCTGCCGCATACAGCAGCGCCTCCGTCCTAGCATCCATCGCAGTATTGGCAGTATCCAGAATAACGCCCCGTATCTGCTCCGCGATAGGAATGCCGCCAGGCTCTCTCGTAACGGTAACAGCTTTGCCCAGCTTCTGCAGTGTATTCGCCAGCTGCCCAATGAGTGAGCTCTTACCGGCGCCTTCGCCGCCTTCTATGGTAATGAATATTCCTTGATTCAAACGATTCGTTCCCCTAACTATAAACAGAACTTGTACATTTATTGTAGCAAAGGGGACCTCCTACTACAACGAAATAATGACGGTTTTCGACCGTGCTCAACATTTCTCTTCTATTATAATAGCAATAGTCTCCATAGCTTCGTCCTTCGCCCCTTGAAACCTTGCGCCGGAACGCGCCAACCGCTCAATATGCGCGATATGTTCACTCGAAATCCGCTCACCCGTATACAATACTGGAATACCAGGGGGGTACGGTACGACCATCTCTCCGCTGAGTTGATTCAACGCTCCCAGCAGCTTCACCCTCTGCTTGCTCGCTCGTGTTGAACGTGTAAACGAGACCAGCTCGCTTCTGCTTATCGCTGCATCTGCCTTAACAGCCTGCGCAGGATTCGTAGCGGCAACGCCAGTAGAAGGGGCGACGCTGCTATGGATGTGAACAAGCGCCTCCTTCAGTCTTGGCAGTGCTTCTCTTCCCGCATGGGGCCCCACAACAAGCAGCACATATTGTGGGTCT
This genomic window contains:
- the holB gene encoding DNA polymerase III subunit delta', with amino-acid sequence MGLERADGQWKAQRILKHALQTNKISHAYLFSGPSGTGRLDMARQFAKALFCTADGWDACDECLACRKFEHGNQSDLITIAPDGSSIKIDQIRELQRSMAYRSTQSGRVVYIVEAAEKLTLQAANSLLKFLEEPVSPIVAILITDNGQAVLPTIRSRTQWVPFLPMSPEAMLERLTAEGISPLLARAAVHLSAGLDGARELVQQNGFAEIRNLVIQLGKESMSRFTAAMITAQQQLFKTDLASQIDLLLAMLTLWFKDLTQFQAGRQDKLIFIDQVEWIRSHAYDRSFAGWVSCMEHILEAGKRIRSNVSPQLAFEQLLVNLQEG
- a CDS encoding YaaR family protein, whose amino-acid sequence is MRVDQSWRLAQQNRSNTDPSAKPLQASSFADVMVQQDAQRSQEQLQSKLQDIHRQGDRLSKNMTVRELMLYRQMVKSFLEDTIRRGIGLKEVRGFDRRGRIKRYKLLDELDATLVSMGEDLLNSEEGRIELLNKIGEIRGILINLMF
- a CDS encoding cyclic-di-AMP receptor, translated to MKLVIAVIQDKDSNRLSNALVREGFRATKLASTGGFLRAGNTTFMIGIEDERVHEVLQVISSNCKVRDQLVTPVSPMGGSTDSYIPFPVEVQIGGAAVFVVPVERFEHF
- the tmk gene encoding dTMP kinase, which gives rise to MNQGIFITIEGGEGAGKSSLIGQLANTLQKLGKAVTVTREPGGIPIAEQIRGVILDTANTAMDARTEALLYAAARRQHLVEKVLPALQGGHIVLCDRFVDSSLAYQGHARGLGMEEVWRINEFAIAGVMPHLTLYMDVSPETGLGRIAMNEVREVNRLDLERHSFHERVRAGYQLLLQQFPERMVQIDAEQSPERVLQSAMDVIQRRFAGL